A section of the Oryzias melastigma strain HK-1 linkage group LG14, ASM292280v2, whole genome shotgun sequence genome encodes:
- the lg14h5orf15 gene encoding keratinocyte-associated transmembrane protein 2: MATHGSTQRRRSGVYACFSVLILHLLLARCVLAEDNPNPADQKRTPTQTSGDQVSPVTINKTPAAPVISQNLTTSVISTSAAQDGPEKTQKPDVDEQPPTEKSTDTDKKPTEKSPPSDAKTTNAPKTSTKTVPTTPNVPTTTVKPAKTTKPSDAPQPDVPPKTTHTSVLPSIDLTTEQNAIVTEVSDYDKEEDDDDEDDNYLSTESNNNHADKKPVNKNLIDLTDNEDPEYNAEDQDSHFFVHLVILAFLVAIAYITYHNKRRILLLVQSRRWKDGLCSRNTVEYRRLDQNVNEAMPSLKMTSDYIF, encoded by the exons ATGGCGACGCACGGAAGTACACAGCGAAGAAGAAGCGGCGTTTAtgcctgtttttctgttttaattcttCATTTGCTTCTCGCCAGATGTGTTTTAGCTGAAGATAATCCAAATCCAGCAG ATCAAAAAAGAACACCAACTCAAACTAGTGGTGATCAGGTTTCCCCAGTAACCATAAATAAGACGCCAGCAGCACCAGTTATTTCACAGAATTTGACAACATCGGTAATTTCAACTTCTGCTGCTCAGGATGGCCCAGAAAAAACTCAGAAACCTGATGTTGATGAACAGCCTCCTACAGAAAAATCAACAGACACGGATAAAAAGCCGACAGAAAAGTCTCCTCCTAGTGACGCCAAAACGACAAATGCCCCAAAAACCTCCACAAAAACGGTTCCAACTACTCCAAATGTTCCAACCACAACTGTAAAACCTGCTAAAACAACCAAACCTAGCGATGCACCACAGCCGGACGTCCCACCGAAAACAACCCACACTTCAGTACTGCCGAGCATCGATCTGACCACTGAGCAAAATGCCATTGTGACAGAGGTGTCTGATTACGATAAGGAGGAGgacgatgatgatgaggatgataaCTATCTCTCTACTGAGAGCAACAACAACCACGCCGACAAAAAACCGGTGAACAAAAACCTGATAGATCTGACGGATAACGAGGATCCAGAATACAACGCTGAAGATCAGGACTCCCACTTCTTCGTCCACCTGGTCATTCTGGCCTTTTTGGTGGCCATCGCCTACATCACCTATCACAACAAGAGAAGG ATTCTTCTCCTGGTCCAGAGCCGCCGCTGGAAAGACGGTTTATGTTCTCGCAACACAGTGGAGTACCGCCGCTTGGACCAGAACGTCAACGAGGCCATGCCATCTCTCAAGATGACCAGCGACTACATCTTTTAA
- the vdac1 gene encoding voltage-dependent anion-selective channel protein 1 codes for MAVPPTYADLGKSARDVFTKGYGFGLIKLDLKTKSENGLEFTSTGSANTETSKVAGSLETKYKWAEHGLTFTEKWNTDNTLGTEITLEDQLAKGLKFTLDSSFSPNTGKKGGKVKTAYKCDHVNVGCDVNYDINGTAIHGAAVVGYEGWLAGYQMTFEAGRNKITQSNFAVGYKTDEFQLHTNVNDGTEFGGSIYQKVNEQLETAVNLSWTAGNSNTRFGIAAKYQIDPDASFSAKVNNSSLVGLGYTQTLKPGIKLTLSALLDGKNINAGGHKLGLGLEFQA; via the exons atggctgtacCTCCCACCTATGCTGACCTTGGAAAGTCTGCCAGGGATGTCTTTACAAAGGGATATG GTTTCGGACTCATCAAGCTGGACTTGAAGACAAAGTCTGAGAATGGACTG GAGTTCACCAGCACAGGCTCTGCCAACACCGAGACGAGCAAGGTTGCTGGGTCATTGGAAACTAAATACAAGTGGGCGGAGCATGGGCTGACCTTTACGGAGAAGTGGAACACGGACAACACTCTGGGAACCGAGATCACCCTTGAGGACCAA TTGGCTAAGGGGCTGAAGTTTACTTTGGATTCCTCCTTTTCACCAAACACTGG CAAGAAGGGCGGCAAAGTAAAGACGGCGTACAAGTGCGACCACGTCAACGTCGGCTGCGACGTCAACTACGACATCAACGGGACAGCCATCCACGGAGCCGCTGTGGTGGGCTACGAAGGCTGGCTCGCCGGCTACCAGATGACCTTCGAGGCTGGCAGGAATAAGATCACTCAGAGCAACTTTGCAGTTGGATACAAGACCGACGAGTTCCAGCTCCATACCAACGT AAATGATGGTACAGAGTTTGGTGGTTCCATCTACCAGAAGGTGAACGAGCAGCTGGAGACGGCAGTCAACCTGTCCTGGACGGCTGGGAACAGCAACACTCGCTTTGGCATCGCTGCCAAGTATCAGATTGATCCAGACGCGTCTTTTTCT GCCAAGGTGAACAATTCCAGCCTCGTCGGTCTGGGCTACACTCAGACTCTGAAGCCAG GCATCAAGCTAACGCTTTCTGCACTTCTTGATGGCAAAAACATCAACGCTGGAGGCCACAAGCTCGGTTTAGGTCTTGAATTCCAAGCATAG